The Cucurbita pepo subsp. pepo cultivar mu-cu-16 chromosome LG08, ASM280686v2, whole genome shotgun sequence genome contains a region encoding:
- the LOC111799759 gene encoding histidine kinase 1-like isoform X1: MAEEDTLSEISESSSSSSALTSPMSTPLRKVFCRISGLASSLRRNTAPHSRRIFHRDVEQQEFQYANSHCLSSYYSVFVARLAIMVMLAILIGLLTVLTWHFTKSYTAESLHSLAYGLRHELLQRPILRMWSVLNSTAEITTAQVKLSEYVMRKYSKPTNQAEQVELYEAMRDVTWAMFASRKALNAITINYKNGFVQAFHRDHTSNNTFYIYSDLTNYTISATESHNINRLSSGEGWSEPHIHGNMSAKWYREPLDPISGQKIGKAKQIPPEDLISIAGISQLADGVASWHVTVSKYMDTPLLSAALPVSDASNESIVAVVGVTTSLYSVGQLMKELVEFHSGHIYLTSQEGYLLATSANAPLLRNTSSGPKLTMAVDSQDDVIRLGAERLQKTYGNNFPPGHEVHEENVKLGDQQYYIDSFFLNLKRLPIVGVVIIPRQYIMGKVDERAVKTLVILISASLCILVIGCLCILILTKGVSKEMKLRAELISHLDARRRAEASSNYKSQFLANMSHELRTPMAAVIGLLDILMCDDCLNNEQFATVTQIRKCSTALLRLLNNILDLSKVESGKLVLEDAEFDLGRELEGLVDVFSVQCINHNVETVLDLSDDMPKLVRGDSGRVVQIFTNLISNSIKFTTSGHIILRGWCETSNNLNDVGNFCTDQKKSRFPNWTKMKQQGDHTKNEKDNKMTLWFELDDTGCGMDPRKWESVFESFEQADPSTTRTHGGTGLGLCIVRTLVNKMGGEIKVVKKNGPGTLMRLYLVLSTPVDSMDHHCQLDFTQHNAVVLLALRGSMSRLITSQWLRKIGLLTLEASEWNELTLILQELFQARSSETKKGFSPQDSLGEPLRAELMRIKDMKSQIFIIVADIGILDLSTDIWKDQLYFLDKYSGKAKFAWMLNHDTSNAIKMELRGKGHIIMNNKPLYKAKMVHILEAAMKDRNLELQKKSASRIASKEGNYHECLEIDSTQFETASSDDSDISELSNCNSQCAKFQVKDSLEETIAKPCQSPFSPVNHSLVELTHVHSNESNMRTGDPRDTRQNSSKPQCRSSESSGQNLGCNYPTSQGESHSKNVPSKRSLEGLRILLAEDTPVLQRVTTIMLEKMGAMAIAVGDGLQAVEAITAMLSAEEQRRECPTRYDLILMDCQMPRMDGYEATKAIRKLEAGSRLHVPIVALTAHAMSSDEAKCLEVGMDAYLTKPIDYKLMVSTILSLAQRRG, encoded by the exons ATGGCAGAAGAGGATACCCTCTCTGAAATTTCTGaatcttcttcgtcttcttcagcTCTCACCTCTCCAATGTCTACTCCCTTGAGGAAGGTGTTCTGTAGAATTTCAGGCCTTGCAAGTTCTCTGAGAAGAAACACAGCCCCTCACAGTAGAAGAATCTTTCACAGAGATGTTGAGCAGCAAGAGTTTCAATATGCAAACTCTCATTGCCTCTCTTCTTACTACAGTGTTTTTGTTGCTCGTCTTGCCATAATG GTGATGCTTGCTATTTTGATTGGGCTGTTGACAGTTCTCACATGGCATTTCACAAAGAGCTACACAGCAGAGTCACTACATAGCTTGGCGTATGGTCTTCGCCATGAACTGCTGCAGCGCCCGATCTTACGGATGTGGAGTGTCTTAAATTCCACGGCTGAAATAACCACAGCTCAGGTTAAGCTCTCAGAATATGTAATGAGGAAGTACAGCAAGCCTACTAATCAAGCAGAGCAAGTTGAG cTGTATGAAGCAATGAGGGACGTTACGTGGGCGATGTTTGCGAGTCGAAAAGCTCTTAATGCCATAACCATCAATTACAAGAATGGCTTTGTCCAGGCATTCCATCGAGATCATACAAGCAACAATACGTTTTATATTTACTCAGATCTTACAAACTATACCATTAGTGCCACTGAATCGCATAATATCAATCGGCTTTCGTCGGGTGAAGGGTGGTCAGAGCCACACATACACGGCAATATGTCTGCAAAATGGTATAGGGAACCTCTTGATCCCATTAGTGGCCAGAAGATAGGGAAAGCGAAGCAAATCCCTCCAGAGGACTTGATTAGTATTGCTGGCATTTCACAATTAGCAGATGGTGTTGCCTCATGGCATGTTACTGTGAGCAAGTACATGGATACACCATTGCTTTCTGCAGCCCTGCCTGTTTCCGATGCTTCGAATGAAAGCATAGTTGCGGTGGTGGGCGTTACAACCTCACTTTATAGTGTAGGTCAACTAATGAAGGAGCTTGTTGAGTTCCATAGTGGACATATTTATCTAACCTCTCAAGAGGGCTACTTGCTTGCTACTTCAGCCAATGCTCCCCTGTTAAGAAATACATCAAGTGGTCCAAAGCTCACGATGGCTGTTGATTCCCAGGACGATGTGATTCGATTAGGAGCAGAGCGGTTACAGAAAACCTATGGAAACAATTTTCCTCCTGGACATGAGGTTCATGAAGAGAATGTCAAGCTTGGTGATCAGCAATATTACATTGACTCGTTTTTTCTTAATCTGAAGAGGCTTCCTATT GTGGGGGTTGTCATCATTCCTAGACAATACATAATGGGAAAGGTAGATGAGAGAGCTGTCAAAACATTGGTTATACTGATTTCTGCATCTTTATGCATCTTAGTTATTGGATGTCTATGCATTTTGATTCTGACAAAAGGAGTATCTAAGGAAATGAAACTAAGGGCAGAACTAATAAGCCATCTTGATGCAAGAAGAAGAGCAGAGGCATCTAGTAATTACAAGAGTCAATTTCTAGCGAATATGAG TCATGAACTGAGGACACCGATGGCAGCAGTAATTGGATTACTGGACATTCTAATGTGTGATGACTGTCTCAATAACGAACAATTCGCAACCGTTACTCAAATTAGAAAATGCTCAACCGCTCTACTCCGACTTCTCAACAACATTCTAGATCTAAGCAAG GTTGAATCCGGAAAGCTAGTTTTGGAAGATGCCGAGTTTGACCTGGGACGAGAACTTGAAGGGCTTGTTGATGTGTTCTCTGTGCAGTGCATTAACCATAATGTGGAGACTGTATTGGATCTCTCTG ATGATATGCCAAAATTAGTGCGAGGAGACTCGGGCCGAgttgttcaaattttcacAAACTTGATCAGCAATTCTATCAAATTCACAACCT CTGGTCACATCATTCTTCGAGGGTGGTGTGAGACGTCGAATAATCTCAACGACGTAGGCAATTTCTGTACCGATCAGAAGAAATCACGATTTCCTAATTGGACAAAGATGAAACAACAGGGAGACCACACAAAGAAtgagaaagataacaaaatGACCTTGTGGTTTGAACTTGATGACACTGGATGTG GGATGGATCCAAGAAAATGGGAATCTGTTTTCGAGAGCTTTGAGCAAGCAGATCCCTCGACAACCCGAAC GCATGGTGGAACGGGTCTTGGGTTATGCATCGTACGTACCTTG GTTAACAAGATGGGGGGAGAAATCAAGGTTGTAAAGAAGAACGGCCCGGGAACGTTGATGCGACTTTATTTGGTTCTTAGCACGCCTGTAGATTCGATGGATCATCACTGTCAGCTTGATTTCACACAACATAATGCAGTG GTACTGCTTGCACTCCGTGGCAGCATGAGTCGATTAATCACGTCACAGTGGCTTCGTAAAATCGGACTGCTCACATTAGAAGCTTCAGAGTGGAATGAACTAACACTAATCCTTCAGGAACTCTTTCAAGCCAGAAGTTCAGAAACTAAAAAGGGATTTAGTCCACAGGATTCACTAGGTGAACCATTACGAGCAGAGCTAATGAGAATTAAAGATATGAAAAGCCAAATATTCATCATCGTTGCCGATATCGGGATACTCGACTTGAGCACGGATATTTGGAAGGACCAACTTTACTTCCTTGATAAGTACTCTGGAAAAGCAAAATTCGCATGGATGTTAAACCACGATACGTCCAACGCCATTAAGATGGAGCTCCGGGGAAAAGGGCACATTATAATGAACAATAAGCCATTGTACAAAGCCAAAATGGTTCATATTTTGGAAGCTGCTATGAAGGACAGAAATCTTGAGTTGCAGAAGAAAAGCGCTTCAAGAATTGCATCAAAGGAAGGGAATTATCATGAATGTCTTGAAATTGATTCCACTCAGTTTGAAACTGCCAGCTCCGATGATTCTGATATATCTGAACTTAGCAATTGTAACTCTCAGTGTGCAAAATTTCAAGTCAAAGACAGTCTAGAAGAAACGATAGCAAAACCATGTCAGTCGCCATTTTCGCCCGTTAACCATAGCTTAGTTGAGCTAACTCATGTACATTCGAACGAGAGTAATATGAGGACTGGGGATCCACGTGACACGAGGCAGAATTCGTCAAAGCCTCAATGTCGAAGTTCGGAATCCAGTGGACAGAACTTGGGATGCAACTATCCTACAAGCCAAGGAGAATCACATTCGAAGAACGTTCCGAGTAAAAGATCTCTTGAAGGGCTACGCATTTTGCTTGCAGAAGATACACCGGTTCTCCAAAGAGTAACGACGATAATGCTCGAAAAGATGGGAGCCATGGCCATTGCTGTCGGAGACGGACTGCAGGCTGTAGAAGCTATAACTGCCATGCTAAGTGCTGAAGAGCAAAGAAGGGAATGCCCCACAAGATATGACTTGATATTAATGGACTGCCAA ATGCCAAGGATGGATGGCTATGAAGCAACGAAGGCTATTAGAAAGCTAGAAGCGGGATCGAGGCTTCACGTTCCGATTGTAGCATTGACAGCCCACGCAATGTCATCTGATGAAGCCAAATGCTTGGAGGTCGGAATGGATGCATACCTAACAAAGCCAATCGACTATAAGCTGATGGTATCCACCATACTTTCCCTCGCTCAAAGAAGAGGCTAA
- the LOC111799759 gene encoding histidine kinase 1-like isoform X3, which yields MLAILIGLLTVLTWHFTKSYTAESLHSLAYGLRHELLQRPILRMWSVLNSTAEITTAQVKLSEYVMRKYSKPTNQAEQVELYEAMRDVTWAMFASRKALNAITINYKNGFVQAFHRDHTSNNTFYIYSDLTNYTISATESHNINRLSSGEGWSEPHIHGNMSAKWYREPLDPISGQKIGKAKQIPPEDLISIAGISQLADGVASWHVTVSKYMDTPLLSAALPVSDASNESIVAVVGVTTSLYSVGQLMKELVEFHSGHIYLTSQEGYLLATSANAPLLRNTSSGPKLTMAVDSQDDVIRLGAERLQKTYGNNFPPGHEVHEENVKLGDQQYYIDSFFLNLKRLPIVGVVIIPRQYIMGKVDERAVKTLVILISASLCILVIGCLCILILTKGVSKEMKLRAELISHLDARRRAEASSNYKSQFLANMSHELRTPMAAVIGLLDILMCDDCLNNEQFATVTQIRKCSTALLRLLNNILDLSKVESGKLVLEDAEFDLGRELEGLVDVFSVQCINHNVETVLDLSDDMPKLVRGDSGRVVQIFTNLISNSIKFTTSGHIILRGWCETSNNLNDVGNFCTDQKKSRFPNWTKMKQQGDHTKNEKDNKMTLWFELDDTGCGMDPRKWESVFESFEQADPSTTRTHGGTGLGLCIVRTLVNKMGGEIKVVKKNGPGTLMRLYLVLSTPVDSMDHHCQLDFTQHNAVVLLALRGSMSRLITSQWLRKIGLLTLEASEWNELTLILQELFQARSSETKKGFSPQDSLGEPLRAELMRIKDMKSQIFIIVADIGILDLSTDIWKDQLYFLDKYSGKAKFAWMLNHDTSNAIKMELRGKGHIIMNNKPLYKAKMVHILEAAMKDRNLELQKKSASRIASKEGNYHECLEIDSTQFETASSDDSDISELSNCNSQCAKFQVKDSLEETIAKPCQSPFSPVNHSLVELTHVHSNESNMRTGDPRDTRQNSSKPQCRSSESSGQNLGCNYPTSQGESHSKNVPSKRSLEGLRILLAEDTPVLQRVTTIMLEKMGAMAIAVGDGLQAVEAITAMLSAEEQRRECPTRYDLILMDCQMPRMDGYEATKAIRKLEAGSRLHVPIVALTAHAMSSDEAKCLEVGMDAYLTKPIDYKLMVSTILSLAQRRG from the exons ATGCTTGCTATTTTGATTGGGCTGTTGACAGTTCTCACATGGCATTTCACAAAGAGCTACACAGCAGAGTCACTACATAGCTTGGCGTATGGTCTTCGCCATGAACTGCTGCAGCGCCCGATCTTACGGATGTGGAGTGTCTTAAATTCCACGGCTGAAATAACCACAGCTCAGGTTAAGCTCTCAGAATATGTAATGAGGAAGTACAGCAAGCCTACTAATCAAGCAGAGCAAGTTGAG cTGTATGAAGCAATGAGGGACGTTACGTGGGCGATGTTTGCGAGTCGAAAAGCTCTTAATGCCATAACCATCAATTACAAGAATGGCTTTGTCCAGGCATTCCATCGAGATCATACAAGCAACAATACGTTTTATATTTACTCAGATCTTACAAACTATACCATTAGTGCCACTGAATCGCATAATATCAATCGGCTTTCGTCGGGTGAAGGGTGGTCAGAGCCACACATACACGGCAATATGTCTGCAAAATGGTATAGGGAACCTCTTGATCCCATTAGTGGCCAGAAGATAGGGAAAGCGAAGCAAATCCCTCCAGAGGACTTGATTAGTATTGCTGGCATTTCACAATTAGCAGATGGTGTTGCCTCATGGCATGTTACTGTGAGCAAGTACATGGATACACCATTGCTTTCTGCAGCCCTGCCTGTTTCCGATGCTTCGAATGAAAGCATAGTTGCGGTGGTGGGCGTTACAACCTCACTTTATAGTGTAGGTCAACTAATGAAGGAGCTTGTTGAGTTCCATAGTGGACATATTTATCTAACCTCTCAAGAGGGCTACTTGCTTGCTACTTCAGCCAATGCTCCCCTGTTAAGAAATACATCAAGTGGTCCAAAGCTCACGATGGCTGTTGATTCCCAGGACGATGTGATTCGATTAGGAGCAGAGCGGTTACAGAAAACCTATGGAAACAATTTTCCTCCTGGACATGAGGTTCATGAAGAGAATGTCAAGCTTGGTGATCAGCAATATTACATTGACTCGTTTTTTCTTAATCTGAAGAGGCTTCCTATT GTGGGGGTTGTCATCATTCCTAGACAATACATAATGGGAAAGGTAGATGAGAGAGCTGTCAAAACATTGGTTATACTGATTTCTGCATCTTTATGCATCTTAGTTATTGGATGTCTATGCATTTTGATTCTGACAAAAGGAGTATCTAAGGAAATGAAACTAAGGGCAGAACTAATAAGCCATCTTGATGCAAGAAGAAGAGCAGAGGCATCTAGTAATTACAAGAGTCAATTTCTAGCGAATATGAG TCATGAACTGAGGACACCGATGGCAGCAGTAATTGGATTACTGGACATTCTAATGTGTGATGACTGTCTCAATAACGAACAATTCGCAACCGTTACTCAAATTAGAAAATGCTCAACCGCTCTACTCCGACTTCTCAACAACATTCTAGATCTAAGCAAG GTTGAATCCGGAAAGCTAGTTTTGGAAGATGCCGAGTTTGACCTGGGACGAGAACTTGAAGGGCTTGTTGATGTGTTCTCTGTGCAGTGCATTAACCATAATGTGGAGACTGTATTGGATCTCTCTG ATGATATGCCAAAATTAGTGCGAGGAGACTCGGGCCGAgttgttcaaattttcacAAACTTGATCAGCAATTCTATCAAATTCACAACCT CTGGTCACATCATTCTTCGAGGGTGGTGTGAGACGTCGAATAATCTCAACGACGTAGGCAATTTCTGTACCGATCAGAAGAAATCACGATTTCCTAATTGGACAAAGATGAAACAACAGGGAGACCACACAAAGAAtgagaaagataacaaaatGACCTTGTGGTTTGAACTTGATGACACTGGATGTG GGATGGATCCAAGAAAATGGGAATCTGTTTTCGAGAGCTTTGAGCAAGCAGATCCCTCGACAACCCGAAC GCATGGTGGAACGGGTCTTGGGTTATGCATCGTACGTACCTTG GTTAACAAGATGGGGGGAGAAATCAAGGTTGTAAAGAAGAACGGCCCGGGAACGTTGATGCGACTTTATTTGGTTCTTAGCACGCCTGTAGATTCGATGGATCATCACTGTCAGCTTGATTTCACACAACATAATGCAGTG GTACTGCTTGCACTCCGTGGCAGCATGAGTCGATTAATCACGTCACAGTGGCTTCGTAAAATCGGACTGCTCACATTAGAAGCTTCAGAGTGGAATGAACTAACACTAATCCTTCAGGAACTCTTTCAAGCCAGAAGTTCAGAAACTAAAAAGGGATTTAGTCCACAGGATTCACTAGGTGAACCATTACGAGCAGAGCTAATGAGAATTAAAGATATGAAAAGCCAAATATTCATCATCGTTGCCGATATCGGGATACTCGACTTGAGCACGGATATTTGGAAGGACCAACTTTACTTCCTTGATAAGTACTCTGGAAAAGCAAAATTCGCATGGATGTTAAACCACGATACGTCCAACGCCATTAAGATGGAGCTCCGGGGAAAAGGGCACATTATAATGAACAATAAGCCATTGTACAAAGCCAAAATGGTTCATATTTTGGAAGCTGCTATGAAGGACAGAAATCTTGAGTTGCAGAAGAAAAGCGCTTCAAGAATTGCATCAAAGGAAGGGAATTATCATGAATGTCTTGAAATTGATTCCACTCAGTTTGAAACTGCCAGCTCCGATGATTCTGATATATCTGAACTTAGCAATTGTAACTCTCAGTGTGCAAAATTTCAAGTCAAAGACAGTCTAGAAGAAACGATAGCAAAACCATGTCAGTCGCCATTTTCGCCCGTTAACCATAGCTTAGTTGAGCTAACTCATGTACATTCGAACGAGAGTAATATGAGGACTGGGGATCCACGTGACACGAGGCAGAATTCGTCAAAGCCTCAATGTCGAAGTTCGGAATCCAGTGGACAGAACTTGGGATGCAACTATCCTACAAGCCAAGGAGAATCACATTCGAAGAACGTTCCGAGTAAAAGATCTCTTGAAGGGCTACGCATTTTGCTTGCAGAAGATACACCGGTTCTCCAAAGAGTAACGACGATAATGCTCGAAAAGATGGGAGCCATGGCCATTGCTGTCGGAGACGGACTGCAGGCTGTAGAAGCTATAACTGCCATGCTAAGTGCTGAAGAGCAAAGAAGGGAATGCCCCACAAGATATGACTTGATATTAATGGACTGCCAA ATGCCAAGGATGGATGGCTATGAAGCAACGAAGGCTATTAGAAAGCTAGAAGCGGGATCGAGGCTTCACGTTCCGATTGTAGCATTGACAGCCCACGCAATGTCATCTGATGAAGCCAAATGCTTGGAGGTCGGAATGGATGCATACCTAACAAAGCCAATCGACTATAAGCTGATGGTATCCACCATACTTTCCCTCGCTCAAAGAAGAGGCTAA
- the LOC111799759 gene encoding histidine kinase 1-like isoform X2: MSTPLRKVFCRISGLASSLRRNTAPHSRRIFHRDVEQQEFQYANSHCLSSYYSVFVARLAIMVMLAILIGLLTVLTWHFTKSYTAESLHSLAYGLRHELLQRPILRMWSVLNSTAEITTAQVKLSEYVMRKYSKPTNQAEQVELYEAMRDVTWAMFASRKALNAITINYKNGFVQAFHRDHTSNNTFYIYSDLTNYTISATESHNINRLSSGEGWSEPHIHGNMSAKWYREPLDPISGQKIGKAKQIPPEDLISIAGISQLADGVASWHVTVSKYMDTPLLSAALPVSDASNESIVAVVGVTTSLYSVGQLMKELVEFHSGHIYLTSQEGYLLATSANAPLLRNTSSGPKLTMAVDSQDDVIRLGAERLQKTYGNNFPPGHEVHEENVKLGDQQYYIDSFFLNLKRLPIVGVVIIPRQYIMGKVDERAVKTLVILISASLCILVIGCLCILILTKGVSKEMKLRAELISHLDARRRAEASSNYKSQFLANMSHELRTPMAAVIGLLDILMCDDCLNNEQFATVTQIRKCSTALLRLLNNILDLSKVESGKLVLEDAEFDLGRELEGLVDVFSVQCINHNVETVLDLSDDMPKLVRGDSGRVVQIFTNLISNSIKFTTSGHIILRGWCETSNNLNDVGNFCTDQKKSRFPNWTKMKQQGDHTKNEKDNKMTLWFELDDTGCGMDPRKWESVFESFEQADPSTTRTHGGTGLGLCIVRTLVNKMGGEIKVVKKNGPGTLMRLYLVLSTPVDSMDHHCQLDFTQHNAVVLLALRGSMSRLITSQWLRKIGLLTLEASEWNELTLILQELFQARSSETKKGFSPQDSLGEPLRAELMRIKDMKSQIFIIVADIGILDLSTDIWKDQLYFLDKYSGKAKFAWMLNHDTSNAIKMELRGKGHIIMNNKPLYKAKMVHILEAAMKDRNLELQKKSASRIASKEGNYHECLEIDSTQFETASSDDSDISELSNCNSQCAKFQVKDSLEETIAKPCQSPFSPVNHSLVELTHVHSNESNMRTGDPRDTRQNSSKPQCRSSESSGQNLGCNYPTSQGESHSKNVPSKRSLEGLRILLAEDTPVLQRVTTIMLEKMGAMAIAVGDGLQAVEAITAMLSAEEQRRECPTRYDLILMDCQMPRMDGYEATKAIRKLEAGSRLHVPIVALTAHAMSSDEAKCLEVGMDAYLTKPIDYKLMVSTILSLAQRRG; the protein is encoded by the exons ATGTCTACTCCCTTGAGGAAGGTGTTCTGTAGAATTTCAGGCCTTGCAAGTTCTCTGAGAAGAAACACAGCCCCTCACAGTAGAAGAATCTTTCACAGAGATGTTGAGCAGCAAGAGTTTCAATATGCAAACTCTCATTGCCTCTCTTCTTACTACAGTGTTTTTGTTGCTCGTCTTGCCATAATG GTGATGCTTGCTATTTTGATTGGGCTGTTGACAGTTCTCACATGGCATTTCACAAAGAGCTACACAGCAGAGTCACTACATAGCTTGGCGTATGGTCTTCGCCATGAACTGCTGCAGCGCCCGATCTTACGGATGTGGAGTGTCTTAAATTCCACGGCTGAAATAACCACAGCTCAGGTTAAGCTCTCAGAATATGTAATGAGGAAGTACAGCAAGCCTACTAATCAAGCAGAGCAAGTTGAG cTGTATGAAGCAATGAGGGACGTTACGTGGGCGATGTTTGCGAGTCGAAAAGCTCTTAATGCCATAACCATCAATTACAAGAATGGCTTTGTCCAGGCATTCCATCGAGATCATACAAGCAACAATACGTTTTATATTTACTCAGATCTTACAAACTATACCATTAGTGCCACTGAATCGCATAATATCAATCGGCTTTCGTCGGGTGAAGGGTGGTCAGAGCCACACATACACGGCAATATGTCTGCAAAATGGTATAGGGAACCTCTTGATCCCATTAGTGGCCAGAAGATAGGGAAAGCGAAGCAAATCCCTCCAGAGGACTTGATTAGTATTGCTGGCATTTCACAATTAGCAGATGGTGTTGCCTCATGGCATGTTACTGTGAGCAAGTACATGGATACACCATTGCTTTCTGCAGCCCTGCCTGTTTCCGATGCTTCGAATGAAAGCATAGTTGCGGTGGTGGGCGTTACAACCTCACTTTATAGTGTAGGTCAACTAATGAAGGAGCTTGTTGAGTTCCATAGTGGACATATTTATCTAACCTCTCAAGAGGGCTACTTGCTTGCTACTTCAGCCAATGCTCCCCTGTTAAGAAATACATCAAGTGGTCCAAAGCTCACGATGGCTGTTGATTCCCAGGACGATGTGATTCGATTAGGAGCAGAGCGGTTACAGAAAACCTATGGAAACAATTTTCCTCCTGGACATGAGGTTCATGAAGAGAATGTCAAGCTTGGTGATCAGCAATATTACATTGACTCGTTTTTTCTTAATCTGAAGAGGCTTCCTATT GTGGGGGTTGTCATCATTCCTAGACAATACATAATGGGAAAGGTAGATGAGAGAGCTGTCAAAACATTGGTTATACTGATTTCTGCATCTTTATGCATCTTAGTTATTGGATGTCTATGCATTTTGATTCTGACAAAAGGAGTATCTAAGGAAATGAAACTAAGGGCAGAACTAATAAGCCATCTTGATGCAAGAAGAAGAGCAGAGGCATCTAGTAATTACAAGAGTCAATTTCTAGCGAATATGAG TCATGAACTGAGGACACCGATGGCAGCAGTAATTGGATTACTGGACATTCTAATGTGTGATGACTGTCTCAATAACGAACAATTCGCAACCGTTACTCAAATTAGAAAATGCTCAACCGCTCTACTCCGACTTCTCAACAACATTCTAGATCTAAGCAAG GTTGAATCCGGAAAGCTAGTTTTGGAAGATGCCGAGTTTGACCTGGGACGAGAACTTGAAGGGCTTGTTGATGTGTTCTCTGTGCAGTGCATTAACCATAATGTGGAGACTGTATTGGATCTCTCTG ATGATATGCCAAAATTAGTGCGAGGAGACTCGGGCCGAgttgttcaaattttcacAAACTTGATCAGCAATTCTATCAAATTCACAACCT CTGGTCACATCATTCTTCGAGGGTGGTGTGAGACGTCGAATAATCTCAACGACGTAGGCAATTTCTGTACCGATCAGAAGAAATCACGATTTCCTAATTGGACAAAGATGAAACAACAGGGAGACCACACAAAGAAtgagaaagataacaaaatGACCTTGTGGTTTGAACTTGATGACACTGGATGTG GGATGGATCCAAGAAAATGGGAATCTGTTTTCGAGAGCTTTGAGCAAGCAGATCCCTCGACAACCCGAAC GCATGGTGGAACGGGTCTTGGGTTATGCATCGTACGTACCTTG GTTAACAAGATGGGGGGAGAAATCAAGGTTGTAAAGAAGAACGGCCCGGGAACGTTGATGCGACTTTATTTGGTTCTTAGCACGCCTGTAGATTCGATGGATCATCACTGTCAGCTTGATTTCACACAACATAATGCAGTG GTACTGCTTGCACTCCGTGGCAGCATGAGTCGATTAATCACGTCACAGTGGCTTCGTAAAATCGGACTGCTCACATTAGAAGCTTCAGAGTGGAATGAACTAACACTAATCCTTCAGGAACTCTTTCAAGCCAGAAGTTCAGAAACTAAAAAGGGATTTAGTCCACAGGATTCACTAGGTGAACCATTACGAGCAGAGCTAATGAGAATTAAAGATATGAAAAGCCAAATATTCATCATCGTTGCCGATATCGGGATACTCGACTTGAGCACGGATATTTGGAAGGACCAACTTTACTTCCTTGATAAGTACTCTGGAAAAGCAAAATTCGCATGGATGTTAAACCACGATACGTCCAACGCCATTAAGATGGAGCTCCGGGGAAAAGGGCACATTATAATGAACAATAAGCCATTGTACAAAGCCAAAATGGTTCATATTTTGGAAGCTGCTATGAAGGACAGAAATCTTGAGTTGCAGAAGAAAAGCGCTTCAAGAATTGCATCAAAGGAAGGGAATTATCATGAATGTCTTGAAATTGATTCCACTCAGTTTGAAACTGCCAGCTCCGATGATTCTGATATATCTGAACTTAGCAATTGTAACTCTCAGTGTGCAAAATTTCAAGTCAAAGACAGTCTAGAAGAAACGATAGCAAAACCATGTCAGTCGCCATTTTCGCCCGTTAACCATAGCTTAGTTGAGCTAACTCATGTACATTCGAACGAGAGTAATATGAGGACTGGGGATCCACGTGACACGAGGCAGAATTCGTCAAAGCCTCAATGTCGAAGTTCGGAATCCAGTGGACAGAACTTGGGATGCAACTATCCTACAAGCCAAGGAGAATCACATTCGAAGAACGTTCCGAGTAAAAGATCTCTTGAAGGGCTACGCATTTTGCTTGCAGAAGATACACCGGTTCTCCAAAGAGTAACGACGATAATGCTCGAAAAGATGGGAGCCATGGCCATTGCTGTCGGAGACGGACTGCAGGCTGTAGAAGCTATAACTGCCATGCTAAGTGCTGAAGAGCAAAGAAGGGAATGCCCCACAAGATATGACTTGATATTAATGGACTGCCAA ATGCCAAGGATGGATGGCTATGAAGCAACGAAGGCTATTAGAAAGCTAGAAGCGGGATCGAGGCTTCACGTTCCGATTGTAGCATTGACAGCCCACGCAATGTCATCTGATGAAGCCAAATGCTTGGAGGTCGGAATGGATGCATACCTAACAAAGCCAATCGACTATAAGCTGATGGTATCCACCATACTTTCCCTCGCTCAAAGAAGAGGCTAA